Proteins encoded within one genomic window of Gadus macrocephalus chromosome 16, ASM3116895v1:
- the LOC132474735 gene encoding zinc finger BED domain-containing protein 4-like gives MLWLIFIIIITLLLIILFFLLLLLLKVHAILRDNASNMKKAIRDLGVSSLGCFSHMIQLVVHDGLLSQRSVSDALASGRKIIGHFKHSPLATSRLETVQTGLGMPVKRLIQDVPTRWNSTFYMTASLLEQKSAISLYAADHQLPATLTASDWTLLEKINTLLAPFEEITKQISFATSTTSEVIPSVIVLKRLLAKQTTEDSGIKTMKATLLAAMGTRFQTVEAEPLYSVSTILDPRYKDRYFTSAESSKLARSALTQEVEKNVESSLQTTTTEAADPASKTPRMTTEPNTSSCFKGLYEEFLQEHAAEQGGASSTVTQVQIETYLAEKTIHRTESPFEYWGKNKERFPSLATTAAKFLSAPSTSVDSERLFSTASNILDEKRNRLSGDHVETLIFLKKNLPMYLSLNPKDLNPQK, from the exons ATGCTTTGgttaatttttattattataattacattattattaataatattattcttcttattattattattattaaaggtcCATGCCATTCTTCGGGACAATGCAAGCAATATGAAGAAGGCAATTAGGGACCTGGGAGTCTCCAGCCTGGGATGTTTCTCGCACATGATTCAACTCGTGGTGCACGATGGACTGCTGTCCCAGCGAAGTGTGAGCGATGCGCTGGCCAGTGGGAGAAAAATAATTGGGCACTTCAAACATTCCCCATTGGCCACATCAAGACTTGAAACTGTCCAGACGGGTCTGGGAATGCCAGTCAAACGTCTGATCCAAGATGTTCCCACCCGCTGGAACAGCACCTTTTATATGACTGCGAGCCTGCTGGAGCAAAAGAGTGCCATCTCACTCTATGCTGCAGACCACCAGCTCCCAGCAACACTGACAGCAAGTGACTGGACCTTGCTGGAGAAAATCAACACTCTTCTGGCTCCATTTGAAGAGATCACAAAACAGATCAGCttcgccacctccaccacctcagagGTCATCCCCTCAGTCATCGTCCTGAAGCGTCTGTTGGCCAAACAGACCACGGAGGACAGCGGGATAAAAACAATGAAGGCGACACTTCTAGCAGCTATGGGCACAAGATTCCAGACCGTTGAGGCAGAGCCCTTGTACTCTGTTTCAACCATATTGGACCCACGTTACAAAGACAG ATACTTCACAAGTGCAGAGAGCAGCAAGCTTGCAAGAAGTGCACTGACCCAAGAGGTGGAGAAAAATGTGGAGTCATCACTGCAGACAACCACCACAGAGGCAGCAGACCCAGCCAGTAAGACCCCACGGATGACAACAGAGCCCAACACAAGCAGCTGCTTTAAGGGGCTGTATGAGGAATTCCTGCAAGAGCATGCTGCTGAACAAGGTGGGGCCAGCAGCACAGTTACACAGGTGCAGATAGAGACATATCTGGCTGAGAAAACAATCCACCGCACAGAGAGCCCATTCGAGTACTGGGGAAAGAATAAAGAACGGTTCCCCTCCCTGGCTACTACAGCTGCAAAGTTTCTCTCCGCTCCCTCCACCAGCGTAGATAGTGAGAGGCTTTTCAGCACAGCTTCTAACATACTTGATGAGAAGAGGAATAGGCTGTCAGGAGATCATGTAGAAACACTAATCTTCCTCAAGAAAAATCTGCCAATGTACCTGAGCTTGAACCCCAAAGACTTGAATCCTCAAAAGTAA